The Caproicibacterium amylolyticum genome includes the window AGAGTATCGGTGCATCGCCGCGCGGATATCGTCATATCCGTAGCCAAGCCGCTGCAGAGCGGCACAAGCACGGCGCCTTACTTTTTCATCTGACAGATCCCTGTACTTTTTGCGCAGAACCGCAAGCACAGCTTCCTGTGCGTCCGGCTCATTTTCCTCCGCTGCCTGCTCCGCCATCTCCGGTGCAATTCCCTTGCGGGAAAGTTCGTAGCAGACGCGGCGCTTCGCCCAGCCTTTGCGGTACAGTTCCCGCGCAAACCGCTGCGCAAAGTCATCGTCATCCACAAGCCCCAGGTCCACCATTTTCTGTGCGGCGGCTTCTGCCGCTTCCCGCGAAACCGTGCGGGCAATTTTGTCCGCCAGTTCTTTTTTGGAGTGGCTGCGGTGTTCCAGCAAATACAGTGCTTTCTCACTGGCACGGTGTGTGTCAGACTTCTGCAGCAGTTCATGCAGTTCTTCGTCGGTAATGTCCCGACCAAGTTTCCAACCCGCCTGCAGCAGTGTTTCCGTATCCACGCTGACAGCATACTCCCCGTCAATGAAAAGCGCTGTCATACTGTGGCGTCTGGGCTCCATGGCTGTTAATTCCACTGCGCAAACGCCTCTTTTCGTTCATGGTTATTCATCGTCGGCTTCAATGTCGATATTCACCTGACGTCCGCGCGTACCGGCCTGCTCAGCTGCCGGCTTTTCGTTCTCTGCTCCGGTGCCATCTGCGGATGCCGGTTTTGCTTCCTCAGCCGCATCATCCAGCGGTTTTGCTGCACTTGCGCGCGTGGAAACCGTTTTTGCGTAGAGTTTATCCGCGTTTGCACGCACTTTGGCTTCAATTTCCTCCGCCAGTGCAGTGTTTTCCTCAAACAGCTTCTTCACATTGTCGCGTCCCTGCCCAAGGCGCTGCCCGTTGTAGGAAAACCACGCCCCGCTCTTCTCCACAATATCCAACTTTACGCCAAGGTCAAGCAGTTCGCCCGCGTGGGAAATGCCCTGCCCATACATAATGTCAAATTCCGCAATACGGAACGGCGGAGCAATTTTATTTTTCACAACCTTTGCGCGTGTGCGGGAACCAACCTGTTCCGTACCGCTTTTCAGAGTTTCAATTTTACGAATGTCGATTCGCACAGAAGCGTAGAACTTCAGTGCGCGGCCGCCTGGGGTAACCTCAGGGTTGCCGTATACCACGCCGACCTTTTCACGCAGCTGGTTAATGAAAATCGCGACACAGTTGCTTTTGCTGATAGCGCCCGCCAGTTTGCGCAGCGCCTGGCTCATCAGACGTGCCTGCAAGCCAACATGGGTGTCACCCATTTCGCCCTCAATTTCCGCGCGGGGCACTAGTGCGGCAACGGAATCCACCACAATGACGTCAATCGCACCGGAACGCACCAGTGCCTCCGTAATTTCCAGTGCCTGCTCGCCGGTGTCCGGCTGGCTCACCAGAAGGCTGTCCACATCCACGCCCAGTGCAGCGGCATAAATCGGGTCAAGGGCGTGTTCCACATCAATAAACGCGGCGTTGCCCTTCTTTTTCTGTCCCTCTGCCACGCAGTGCAGTGCCAGCGTTGTTTTGCCGGAACTTTCCGGGCCATAGATTTCAATAATACGGCCGCGCGGGAAGCCGCCGATGCCCAGAGCAAGGTCAAGCCCTAAGCTGCCGGTCGGGATTGCCTCCACATGCATGGCCTCGTTCTGCCCCAGACGCATGACAGCGCCCTTGCCGAACTGCTTTTCAATTTTAGCAAGCGCGGTTTTCAGCGCTTCCTCCTTATTTTTCGCGTCCTCTGCGGCTTTATTTGCTGCTGCCATTATAATATTCCTCCTGAAAGATGCGGCGTTACTTGTCCGGCGCAGTATTTTCTGTGTGTGGTAAAACGGCAGTGCACCGCATTTGATGCATCTGCCGCAATTCTATTTAAGTATACCGTAACCGCCGGAAAAAAGCAATATATTTGAACGTTTGTTCACAATTTCAACCGGATCTTTGGTTTGAAATTATTTCCATATCCTAATATCCTTTGTAAAATGTAAAGGCTTTTGACTTGCCGCAAAGATTCGGCAAAAGCTGCACGGCTCTTTCGGCAGCGCACGGCAGAACCCGTCTTTTTCCGGCAGATTCTGCAATCTAAAAAAGCAAGGCCAAAGCCTTGCCTGACTGTATACTTTATATTTGTGTATTTCCCGCCGGTTTCATACAATACTCATAAATACCAAGAAACTTTTTCGCGGCTTTGAAAATTACGCCGTGCCGTACACCACGCGGTCAAAACCGTTGAAGTCTTTGCGCACCGTTATGTTTGTAAGCCCCGCGTTCTGGAACAACTCTGAAACCGCCGCCGCCTGGCTTTCGCCGATTTCCACTGCGCAAAGGCCGCCCGGCACGGCCTGCGGAACCCACAGTCTGGCAATCGCACGGTAAAACTGCAAGCCATCCGCGCCGCCGTCCAGTGCGGTTTCCGGCTCAAAGTGCAGCTCTGGCTGCAAATCCGGTATCTCCCCCGCCTCCACATACGGCGGATTGCAGAGAAAACCGCCTAGTTTTCCACAGGACTTTGCGTCCTCTGGGGAAAACGCATCCAGCTGCAGCGGCTGCACCTGCAGGGATGCATACTTTTCGCAGTTTTTCCGCAAAAAGTGCAAGGCCCCCACAAACTTTTCCCCACAGGAAACCGACAAGTCCGGCCGCAGGCTTTTGAGTCCCAACCCCACCGCGCCGCTGCCCGCACACAAATCCAACACACTTGCGCACTGCGGCAAAAGTTCTGCCGCAGTGCGGGCAAGCAGTTCCGTTTCTTCGCGCGGGCAAAGCACGCCCTCACCGACAGAAAGTTCCAAATCTAAAAACGGCCATGTTCCCAGCAGGTACTGCAGCGGCTCACAGCCCGCGCGCAGTTCTGCCAAATGCGCCAACTGCTGCGCTTGTGCGTCCGTCGCTTCCTCATGCCCGTGTATGGCCAGGCCGGTTCTGTCCAGTCCAAACACCTTTTGGCAAAGGCAGACCGCGTCAAAAGCAGGACTTTCATTGTCCGCCTGCTGCAATATTTTTTTTGCCTGCAGATACGCCTGCTGTTTCGTCATGCTTTGATTCTGTCCTCTCCGTTTTCCGGAATTACTTTTTCCATTGCGGCAATCGCTACTTCCATCATGCTGTCATCCGGCTCTTTCACCGTCAGGCGCTGCATCCACAGTCCGGGTGCAGCAATAAAATGCGTCAGCCGGTTTTCATGCCTGCCGCAGTAACGAATCAGCTCATAGCCCAGTCCCATCACAATCGGGATACACAGCAGCTTAACGAATGTACGCAGAAACGGATTGGAAAACGGAATAAAAATGCCCACAAAAACGCCGATAATAATCATCAGTACCATAAAGCTGGTACCGCAGCGTGGGTGAAAGCGTCCCTGCTTCTTTACATTTTCCACAGTCAGCGGCAGACCCGCTTCGTAGCAAAAAATGGTTTTATGTTCCGCGCCGTGGTACTGGAACATGCGCTTTACATCCGACTGGTAGCCAATCAAACCCATGTACAGAATGAAAATCAGCAGCCGCAGAACCCCCTCAAACGGGCTGCGCCAGCCTGAAACAGAGGGGCCGGCTGCATTGGAGATCAGATTGAACAGTATAGTCGGCACCATAAAAAACAGCAAAAGCGCCAGCAGTACACCAAGGACTGCACCTATCGCCATGACGACACCGCCCAGTTTGTCGCCAAGGTGTTTGTCCAGCCACTGGTCAAACTTGCTTTCGCTTTCTTCGGCTTCAATTTCCGCCATACCGGATTTTTCCGTTGACATATTCAGTGCCTTGCTGCTCATCATCAGACTGTCAATGAAAGAGGACACCCCGCGCAGAATGGGCAGACGCAGAATTTTGTAACGATCCCACAGAGGAACATACTTCAGTTCTTCAGAGTCAATGGAACCGTCCGGCGTGCGCACCGCCACTTCTATCCGCTTTGGCCCGCGCATCAGGATGCCCTCAATCAATGCCTGCCCGCCAATAGAGGTAATGCACTTTTTAGGTTGCTGAGTCGTCATTCATTTTCCTTTCTTCCATCTGCTTCTTTTCCTGCTCTTCCTGCAGGTGATCCCGCAGCTTCTGGATTGTAGGGATGGTGATGGTTACAACCGTGCCCACACCCTCTGTGCTTTCAATATCCAGGCTGCCGGAATGCAGGGTCATAATTTCATCTGCCAGTGCCAGCCCGATACCGGAGCCGCGCACGGTCTGATTTGCTTTATAAAATTTCTTCTTCACATTGGGCAAGTGCTTTTCCGGAATGCCGCAGCCATCGTCGCCAATCGTTACCTGAATGAAGCCCTCTGCCTCATTTGCCGCAACATTGATGGTACCGCCGCGGCCGGTGTACTTCAAGGCGTTGTCAAGAATGTTGACAAACACCTGACGCAGGCGGTTCACATCTCCCAGCACTGGCGAAAGCATGGCAGGCTCTTCGTACAGCAGGAACTTGCCTTCGGTTTTTGCGCGTTCGCTAAACATATACACCGCTTCGCCCAGCTCCGCCAAAATATCAATGCGATCCATCGTCAGTGTCATGCGGCCGGACTGCATGCGCGAAAAGTCAAGCAATTCCTCCACCATACCGGAAAGGCGCTCGGTTTCCTTAATAATTACATCCATGCCTTTGTTGAAGTTTTTCGGGTCAAGGCCACCGCCCTGCAAGGTTTCTCCCCAGCCTTTAATTGCTGTCAAAGGCGTGCGCAGCTCGTGGGAAACAGAAGAAATAAAGTCATTTTTCATGCGTTCAGCGGTATCCAGTTCTTTTGCCATGTCATTGATGGTTTCACACAGCTCACCGACTTCATCATTATTCGGAATGTTTTCAATCCGTGCGTTAAAGTCACCCTGTGCAATTCGCTTTGCCGTACTGCCGATTTCCTTGATTGGTGTCAGAATACTGCGCATGAAGTAGCGGCTGGAAAGCATGACCAGCGCAATCACCACCAGCCCGGCTGCCATCAGCATCAGCACAATGACAAAAATCTGCCAGTCCGCCGCGGAAAGGGACACCACGTAACGGATTCCGCCGACAAAATCTCCGGTGTCACTGTGCAGCACGCGTGTGACCGCCATTACCTTTTCCCCGCTGGAAAGCTTGCCCGTCCAGGTACCATAGCCGTTTCTGCTCTGCAAAGCCGCCTTGTAGTCCGGCATCTGTTCATTTTCATCCGGCGCAAAGCCAAGACTTGTGTTAATCACCTTGCCGCTGGAGTTAAAGACCATCAATTCCATGCTTTCTTTGCCGGGAAAGTTTTCTACATACTGCCGTCCGGCTTTGCTGAACTCTTTTGGGGAGCGGCGGCCGTAGTCCGCAAAGATATTGGTCAGTTCTTCGCTTCTGGAGTCAATCGCAGTCTGAATGCCGTTGTAGGTGTAGCCGCGCACTGCCAGTGAGAGAACAATAATCAGCACCACCAGAATTCCAATGGTCATTCCCAAAGAATTCAGCAGCCACCGCCGCGAAATCTTGGAAGCATTCATCCGCCGTTCCTCCTTTCTTTAGTTTTGCAGCTGCAGCACAGCTCAGGTTTCCCACTTGTAACCCAGTCCCCACACAGTAACAATGTGCTTCGGGTTACTTGGCTCATCCTCGACTTTCATACGCAGGCGGCGGATGTTGACATCCACAATTTTTTCTTCGCCAACGTAAGCGTCCCCCCAAACGTGCTTAAGGATGGCGCTGCGGTCCAAAGCAGTGCCGGGGTTGCTGAAAAAGAATTCCATGATTTGGAACTCCACCTGCGTCAATTCAATGTGCTGTGCACCCTTCATCAGGGTACGGCTGCGCAGATTCAGGGCAAATTCGCCGGAGCGGATTTCCTCTGTAAAATTATTTTCGTCGCGCATCTGTGCCAGTGCCACACGGCGGTAAACCGCATCTACACGCGCCACCAGCTCGCTGGGTGAAAACGGCTTAGTCACATAGTCATCTGCGCCCATCATCAGGCCACTTACCTTGTCCATTTCCTGTGTACGCGCTGTCAGCAAAATAATGCCGATGGAGCCGCTTTGCTTGCGCAGTTCCTTGCAGACAGAAAGGCCGTCGTGCTCGCCGGGCATCATGATGTCCAGCACAGCCACATCAAAATTGCCGTCCTGCTGCGCATAGATTTCCAATGCCTGATCGCCGTTTTCCGCTTCCGTTACATCATAGCCGGCGCGGTTCAAGTTGATTACAACAAATTCGCGAATTGCCTGTTCATCTTCCGCTACCAATATTTTCTTCATGAATGCCTCCGTTCTTTTGCAGCCGCAAAATATACTTAATTAAGCACCGTCTGCCGCAGTCTGAAAGCACTGCTTCAGCTGCGCCGCCGGAATTGCCAGTGCTGCCTTTGGGGTGGGGCAGGAAATTGCAGTAATCAAACTTCCGTCTGCCAGCACCTCGGTAAAGCCCTCCGGCTTTTTGCTGTTCCATTCACTCTTAGAAAAGATCTGAACAACCAGAAGCGGGCTGCCGGCTGTTCCCTTTGCAGAATCAAATGCGTAAAATGTCAGCTTGCGCGCGCTGACGTCCTGCTTTGTGGTAATTGTGTCCTTCCACTTGTCGGGCAAAACCACCCGGTAGCCGTCCCGCGCGTTGATGATCATGCAGGAAACCGTTGCGTAGTTGCCGCTGGCAGAATCGAAGCGGGTCCACTGTACTTCATTTCCCACGTCATCGGCCGCTGTGCCGGTGTAGCCCGGCAGCCGCGTAACGATTGGGAATTCCAAAATTTTGTCGCTGTTAATGTCACTGCAGGCAACCGACATATCCCGCAGTGTAACATTCTGCAGCGGCGACTGCGCATTGTACAGCGGTGCACAAAGCGTGTTTTTCTTTTTGTTCCAGTAAATCAGTTCCGAAAGCGTCTTGCTGTTTGTCTGCACACAGTCCAGCACAACCCCCGGCTGCCCTTTGCTGACGTCTCCAGCCGCAAGACCCGAAAATTTGGAAATGCCGGTGTCCAGCCGGATGCTGCCCATCAGCTGCAGAGCGCTGTCTTTCATACGGAAAAGCCCTGCGGTAATCGGCTGCTGACTGTCTGTCGGAATACTGGCAGTAAACAGTTCCTTTTTGCCGTCACCGTCAAAATCCATCAGCGCAATTTCATTGTAGGTCTGGTCCAGCTTGATTTCGTTCATTCTGCCCTTGCTGTATTTGTAAACGGAAATCGTGCTGGCAGAGCCGGTGCTGCTGCCCCAGCCCACAATGGTTTCGTCCGTTCCATCGCCGTCCAAGTCACCAAAGCAGATACGGTCCACCTGCGCACCGGGGTTTGTAAAGGAACCGATATCTTTCCACTTACCGTCCTCGTCTGCGGTGAAAAGGATATTGACAGAGGTGTCGTCATCCCCGCGCTGATACAGTGCCACTGCCTCCGCGTGGGAGTTGCCGCACAGGTTGTGCTGAATAATGGCAGAGCGGTAGTCGCCCGCCGCCGGATATTTCAGAGTGAAATTTTTGCCCGCTTTGGACTCCAGCAATGCATAAATATCCGCCTTTTCCCCGGTAGGACGGGGCGGATGCATTAAAGAGCGGGCATCCAGCCCGGTAAATGAACAGCCGGAAAGCAGCAGGCTGGCGGCAACCCCCAACACCGCTGCTTTCCAAACTCTGCACTTTTTTCGCAGTTTCACACACCGCACCCCCTGTTTCCCGACTTTTGCCCTACCCAGTATAACATTTCCTGTACAGATTGAACAGTTTCAAATCTGTTACCGGCTGCTGACGTTCCCCATTATACTCGAAGCCCCGCGCGGATGCAACTGTATATGCTTGCAGGGTCTTGCTAATTCTGATAAAATAGAATCAGATTATTTAGAAGGTGCCGCCCATGAATACAAATTTTGAATACTACAGGGTGTTCTGTCAGGTTGCCAAACACCACAGCATGACCCTTGCAGCGCAGACCCTGAATATTACCCAGCCGGCCGTCAGCAAGTCCATTCATCAGTTGGAAGCCTCACTGGGATGTATTTTGTTCCAGCGAAATAAAAACGGCGTGCGGCTGACCGCCGAGGGACAGGAACTGTACCGCTACGCTTCCCACGCCTGCGACCTGCTTGCCCGCGGGGAAGAACGTGTGCGCAGCTTGCGGGAACTTTCCAGCGGCAGCCTGTGTATTGGCACTTCCGACATGCTCATGCACTTTTTCCTGCTGCCTTATCTGCAGAAATTTCACAGCCTGTACCCCAGTGTAAAAATTCATCTGGTAACCGGCAATTCCCCGCAGACAACCGCCGCACTGCGTGACGGGCGGATCGATGTTGGCGTAGTTGCCTCTCCGGTGGAAAAGGACGGGCTTGTCACAGTGCCGATTTGCTGTATCTATGACATATTTGTTGCAAACCAGAGCTTTTCGCAGCTGCTCGGCAAAAACGTAACTCTGCAGGAACTGGCACGGCTGCCGCTCATTTGCTGCTCCCCCGGCACCACTACCCGTCAGTTTGTGGACAGTTTCTTTCTGCAGCACAATATTGTTCTGCACCCCGAATTTGAGCTGGAAGCAACGGACATGATCGTTCCATTTGCGGAAAGCGGGCTTGGGGTCGGCATTGTTCTGCGGGCACTGGCCAAAAGCAGCTTGGAACGCGGCACACTCTTTGAAGTACATACCTGTGAGCACCTGCCCACCCGCCAAATCTGTGTGATTGCGCTGCAGGACACCCGGCTTTCCTGCGCCGCACAGTCTTTTCTGGAAGGGCTGACCATCGGCGGCGCACTGGCAAAGCCGCAGCAGCTGATTTAACCTTTCCCGCTGTTGCATTCTTTTTTGTTTTCTCTCTGCAGAGAAAAGCAGATACACGGCAGTCTGTACTGCGCTGATGACTGCTGCGCCTTTCACCAAATATTATAGTAACAGGAGGAACCTGACCGTGTCGCTGAGAAAAAGGCTGCAAAACATGCCTGCACATGAAATGCTGTTCACTGGTCTGTGTCTTGCATTTGTAGGCGGGCTGCTGGATGCTTATACTTATGTTTTAAAAGGTGGTGTTTTCGCGAATGCACAGACCGGCAACATTGTGCTGGTAGGCATCCGGTTGGTAACCGGCTCCTTTTCAGGTGCAATTAACGCCTTCCTGCCAATACTGACTTATTTTCTGGGCGTTTTTTTAACGGAAATGCTGAAAGATAAAATGCCGGATTCGGTTTTTATCGAATGGCAGCATATTGTGGTAATCATTGAAATCGTTCTGCTGTTTGTGGTTGGAATTTTGCCGCCGCAGGTGCCGGATGAAGTTGTTATTGTATTGATTTCGTTCACTTGCTCCATGCAGGTAAACGCTTTCCGTAAAACGCGCGGCCTGCCCTTTGCAACTACCATGTGCACCGGCAACCTGCGCAGCTGTGCCGAAAAGCTGTACAAGTTCTGTTCTTTCCGCGACCCGCAGAACGGGCGCGATGCTTTGCGCTACTTCCTTGTGATTCTGCTGTTTTTCTCCGGTGCGGCATTGGGGGCACTGCTCTGCAGTGTGCTGGGGCTGCGCACAGCATGGGTGGGCAGCGGTCTGCTTCTGGTCCTGCTGTTTGTGCTGCTGTATTTTAAATAACTTTCGTAAAAAAGCTGTCTGCAGAATTTTTTTACAGACAGCTTTTTTGGCTTACAAACAGGCCTTATTCATTTAAATTTCTTACAGAGTCCTGCTCAATCAGCGTGCATTTCAGCTGCACATCCGGCTGCTGCACATGTCCGGTTTCAATATATTCCAGCAGCTGCTGCACCGCTCGGCGGCCTTTTTCGTGCACATCCTGCCGCATGGTAGTAATGCGCGGACGTGCCATATCCGCATACTCATTCCCATCAAAGCCGACAATGGAAATGTCACGCGGCACACGCACGCCCCTGTCCTGCAAATAAAGCTGAAGCCGTGCCGCCAGTAAGTCAGAGCAGACAAACAGCGCGGTAAAGTCATGCAGACGTTCCAAAATGTTCGCGCAGTCCTGCTCTGTGGCGCAGGGCAGCACCCAGTCGGCGGGAGGCAAGATTCCCACCCCTCGCAGAGCATCCTGCCAGCCAAGCATTCGCTCACGGTCCGCCCCTGTGCGGTTTTCCGGCGCACAGGCACTGCAAAGACCAATTTTTCGGTGCCCGCGTGCAAGCAGATATTCTGTAAGCCGCCGCGCTGCCGCACGGTCCTCAATCCCAACATTCACGTATTTACCGCCGTCCTGCGGAAAACAGCCGTCAATGAACACCAGCGGACAGTGCACACCCTGCCGCAGTTCCGCAGCTGACTGTGTGGAAAGGCCAAATACCAGTACACCGTCTACATTCCATGAATCAACCGTCTGCACCAGATTTCCGGAACTCTGCACACCGGAAAACAGCAGAAAATAGCTGCGCGCACGCACCTCCTGCTCCACCGCGCCAACAACTGTACTGGCAAAAGGGTCCTCCAAAACAGTTCGGGC containing:
- a CDS encoding regulatory protein RecX; this encodes MELTAMEPRRHSMTALFIDGEYAVSVDTETLLQAGWKLGRDITDEELHELLQKSDTHRASEKALYLLEHRSHSKKELADKIARTVSREAAEAAAQKMVDLGLVDDDDFAQRFARELYRKGWAKRRVCYELSRKGIAPEMAEQAAEENEPDAQEAVLAVLRKKYRDLSDEKVRRRACAALQRLGYGYDDIRAAMHRYSTNEDEWDG
- the recA gene encoding recombinase RecA yields the protein MAAANKAAEDAKNKEEALKTALAKIEKQFGKGAVMRLGQNEAMHVEAIPTGSLGLDLALGIGGFPRGRIIEIYGPESSGKTTLALHCVAEGQKKKGNAAFIDVEHALDPIYAAALGVDVDSLLVSQPDTGEQALEITEALVRSGAIDVIVVDSVAALVPRAEIEGEMGDTHVGLQARLMSQALRKLAGAISKSNCVAIFINQLREKVGVVYGNPEVTPGGRALKFYASVRIDIRKIETLKSGTEQVGSRTRAKVVKNKIAPPFRIAEFDIMYGQGISHAGELLDLGVKLDIVEKSGAWFSYNGQRLGQGRDNVKKLFEENTALAEEIEAKVRANADKLYAKTVSTRASAAKPLDDAAEEAKPASADGTGAENEKPAAEQAGTRGRQVNIDIEADDE
- the prmC gene encoding peptide chain release factor N(5)-glutamine methyltransferase, whose protein sequence is MTKQQAYLQAKKILQQADNESPAFDAVCLCQKVFGLDRTGLAIHGHEEATDAQAQQLAHLAELRAGCEPLQYLLGTWPFLDLELSVGEGVLCPREETELLARTAAELLPQCASVLDLCAGSGAVGLGLKSLRPDLSVSCGEKFVGALHFLRKNCEKYASLQVQPLQLDAFSPEDAKSCGKLGGFLCNPPYVEAGEIPDLQPELHFEPETALDGGADGLQFYRAIARLWVPQAVPGGLCAVEIGESQAAAVSELFQNAGLTNITVRKDFNGFDRVVYGTA
- a CDS encoding DUF1385 domain-containing protein, which gives rise to MTTQQPKKCITSIGGQALIEGILMRGPKRIEVAVRTPDGSIDSEELKYVPLWDRYKILRLPILRGVSSFIDSLMMSSKALNMSTEKSGMAEIEAEESESKFDQWLDKHLGDKLGGVVMAIGAVLGVLLALLLFFMVPTILFNLISNAAGPSVSGWRSPFEGVLRLLIFILYMGLIGYQSDVKRMFQYHGAEHKTIFCYEAGLPLTVENVKKQGRFHPRCGTSFMVLMIIIGVFVGIFIPFSNPFLRTFVKLLCIPIVMGLGYELIRYCGRHENRLTHFIAAPGLWMQRLTVKEPDDSMMEVAIAAMEKVIPENGEDRIKA
- a CDS encoding sensor histidine kinase encodes the protein MNASKISRRWLLNSLGMTIGILVVLIIVLSLAVRGYTYNGIQTAIDSRSEELTNIFADYGRRSPKEFSKAGRQYVENFPGKESMELMVFNSSGKVINTSLGFAPDENEQMPDYKAALQSRNGYGTWTGKLSSGEKVMAVTRVLHSDTGDFVGGIRYVVSLSAADWQIFVIVLMLMAAGLVVIALVMLSSRYFMRSILTPIKEIGSTAKRIAQGDFNARIENIPNNDEVGELCETINDMAKELDTAERMKNDFISSVSHELRTPLTAIKGWGETLQGGGLDPKNFNKGMDVIIKETERLSGMVEELLDFSRMQSGRMTLTMDRIDILAELGEAVYMFSERAKTEGKFLLYEEPAMLSPVLGDVNRLRQVFVNILDNALKYTGRGGTINVAANEAEGFIQVTIGDDGCGIPEKHLPNVKKKFYKANQTVRGSGIGLALADEIMTLHSGSLDIESTEGVGTVVTITIPTIQKLRDHLQEEQEKKQMEERKMNDDSAT
- a CDS encoding response regulator transcription factor encodes the protein MKKILVAEDEQAIREFVVINLNRAGYDVTEAENGDQALEIYAQQDGNFDVAVLDIMMPGEHDGLSVCKELRKQSGSIGIILLTARTQEMDKVSGLMMGADDYVTKPFSPSELVARVDAVYRRVALAQMRDENNFTEEIRSGEFALNLRSRTLMKGAQHIELTQVEFQIMEFFFSNPGTALDRSAILKHVWGDAYVGEEKIVDVNIRRLRMKVEDEPSNPKHIVTVWGLGYKWET
- a CDS encoding FG-GAP repeat protein — protein: MKLRKKCRVWKAAVLGVAASLLLSGCSFTGLDARSLMHPPRPTGEKADIYALLESKAGKNFTLKYPAAGDYRSAIIQHNLCGNSHAEAVALYQRGDDDTSVNILFTADEDGKWKDIGSFTNPGAQVDRICFGDLDGDGTDETIVGWGSSTGSASTISVYKYSKGRMNEIKLDQTYNEIALMDFDGDGKKELFTASIPTDSQQPITAGLFRMKDSALQLMGSIRLDTGISKFSGLAAGDVSKGQPGVVLDCVQTNSKTLSELIYWNKKKNTLCAPLYNAQSPLQNVTLRDMSVACSDINSDKILEFPIVTRLPGYTGTAADDVGNEVQWTRFDSASGNYATVSCMIINARDGYRVVLPDKWKDTITTKQDVSARKLTFYAFDSAKGTAGSPLLVVQIFSKSEWNSKKPEGFTEVLADGSLITAISCPTPKAALAIPAAQLKQCFQTAADGA
- a CDS encoding LysR family transcriptional regulator, which translates into the protein MNTNFEYYRVFCQVAKHHSMTLAAQTLNITQPAVSKSIHQLEASLGCILFQRNKNGVRLTAEGQELYRYASHACDLLARGEERVRSLRELSSGSLCIGTSDMLMHFFLLPYLQKFHSLYPSVKIHLVTGNSPQTTAALRDGRIDVGVVASPVEKDGLVTVPICCIYDIFVANQSFSQLLGKNVTLQELARLPLICCSPGTTTRQFVDSFFLQHNIVLHPEFELEATDMIVPFAESGLGVGIVLRALAKSSLERGTLFEVHTCEHLPTRQICVIALQDTRLSCAAQSFLEGLTIGGALAKPQQLI
- a CDS encoding YoaK family protein, whose amino-acid sequence is MSLRKRLQNMPAHEMLFTGLCLAFVGGLLDAYTYVLKGGVFANAQTGNIVLVGIRLVTGSFSGAINAFLPILTYFLGVFLTEMLKDKMPDSVFIEWQHIVVIIEIVLLFVVGILPPQVPDEVVIVLISFTCSMQVNAFRKTRGLPFATTMCTGNLRSCAEKLYKFCSFRDPQNGRDALRYFLVILLFFSGAALGALLCSVLGLRTAWVGSGLLLVLLFVLLYFK
- a CDS encoding LacI family DNA-binding transcriptional regulator, which translates into the protein MVTIKDIAREAGVSFTTVSNVIHGNAQHVSAATVQRVQRVMEQLQYVPNMRARGLVSSSSHLLAFAYGHDDTAARTVLEDPFASTVVGAVEQEVRARSYFLLFSGVQSSGNLVQTVDSWNVDGVLVFGLSTQSAAELRQGVHCPLVFIDGCFPQDGGKYVNVGIEDRAAARRLTEYLLARGHRKIGLCSACAPENRTGADRERMLGWQDALRGVGILPPADWVLPCATEQDCANILERLHDFTALFVCSDLLAARLQLYLQDRGVRVPRDISIVGFDGNEYADMARPRITTMRQDVHEKGRRAVQQLLEYIETGHVQQPDVQLKCTLIEQDSVRNLNE